The Prochlorococcus marinus str. MIT 1214 sequence TAATTCCATAAACAGAATTAAGCAATTTCCTTAACAAAAAAATTTTAAAATTGTTTATATTTAATTTTTTAAATTTAGCAACCGCATAATCTACTCTGAATTTCGCCAGTTCTAATAAGTATTCCTCACTATTGGATAATGTTCCATCCTTATCAAATATTATTGCCTTAATAAAACCAACAGAACTATTTTTTATTAACAGCTCTGCCATTTCTAAAAAAGTAAATAATCAAATAGTCATTACTGCAATAGGATCTTCGCCTTCTTCGGCTTGTTCTAGGAGCATTTGTTTATACCTGGCTGCCATCTCTTCAGCTTTATCAAAAACTTTTTGAGGGTCAGTCAGCATATCTCCAGGTTCTGGTTCAAGTGCTTTTGTAGAAAGGGAAATTCTTCCTCTTTCAGCATCTAGGTCTATTATCATGACCTTCATTTGGTCATTGACGTTTAAAACTGAGTGAGGAGTTTCAATATGCTCATGACTTATTTCGGAAATGTGAAGCAGTCCACTGACACCCCCGATATCAATAAACGCTCCATAAGGTTTAATTCCTCTTACAGCTCCTACAACAACTTCCCCAACTTCAAGACGATTCATTTTCCTTTCAACCAGAGCCCTTCGATGACTGAGAACCAGCCTATTCCTTTCTTCGTCAACTTCTAAGAATTTTAAAGGTAGGAAATCAGCAACTAGCTCTTCTTTGGCCTTTCTAGTGCTTATATGGGATCCAGGGATAAAGCCTCTAAGCCCCTCAACTCGAACAAGTGCACCACCTCTATTCGTTGCAAAAACCTCTGAATAAATTGTGGCATCTTCTTTTTGTAATTGTCTAACTCTTTCCCAAGCTCGTTGGTATTCAATTCTTCTGATTGATAAGGATAATTGACCATCCTCATTCTCTTCAGTCATTATAAAAAACTCTCTAATTTCAGAAGGCTGTAAAACATCACTCAGGCCTTCAACTCTATTTATTGATACTTCTTGCATTGGCATAAAAGCAGCTGTTTTGGCACCAATGTCAATCATTGCTCCTTTGGATTCAAGGGCAAAAACAGTACCATTGACTATATCGCCAGGTTTAAAGTTGTAGTCATATTTGCTTAGTAAAGATGCAAATTCATCAAGAGTGAAACCTGCACTTTCAAGATCACTCTTATTAATTCTGCTTGAAGAGTTATCAGCAGAAGGAATATTTTTTGGAATATCTTCTTCTTTTAATCCATCAATGGAATTCTCCTCAAATTCTGCATTTACGGAATTTGAGATGTTTTCTTCAGATATTGATGTTTCTTTTTCAGGATTCTTTTCTTGAACTTTGCTCGCTGGATTTTCAGACATGCTTGAATGGCGGTCTGCCTTTTGAGGACAGTGCGATAGAAACTCAATATGGCCCGCCGACCATATTGAGTTTAGATTCTACTTTACTGATAGGTCTTTCTAGTTAAACAACTGAGGCCAATTGTTCTTTTTTTATTGGTTGAAGGGATTCAAGGGTTTTCATGAAATCATTTATTCCATCAAATTGTCTATAAACAGAGGCAAATCTTATATATGCAACTTCATTAATATCTTTTAAATGTGTAAGAACCATTTCTCCAATTTCATTCGCTTTTACTTCTTTGCGAATTCCTTGATGGAGTTCTACTTCTATTTCATTTACAATAAATTCAATTTTTGATCCATTTATAAGTGTTTTTTCACATGCTCTGCTTAAACCATTAATTATTTTACTTCGATTAAATAATTCTTTTGCTCCGCTTCGTTTTAAAACAATAATTGGTGTCGTTTCAACTCTTTCATAAGTAGTAAATCGGAAGTCGCAATTTAAGCACTCCCTTCTTCTTCTTACGCTTCTTCCAGAATCTGCGGAACGAGATTCAAGAACTCGACTGTCTGTATTTTGACAAGATGGGCACTGCATGCAGCCCTTTTCAATGATTTAACTAACTTTAAACATTTATTTGGCTTCTGAGAAGGGGTAGATTAAATAAAAATACTTTTTACTTATAAAAAATTATATTTTTATTGAAGACTAAATTAATAAATTTTTTTAAATTAAGGTCCAGACATAAAAAAAAGCCCTGATATTTCAGGGCTTTTTTTATGTTTTTTACTTATCGTATTTCGGAGGATCACGAAATGCGACAGCAAAGAAGAGCGTTACAAGTGCCAAAGTAAGGATTAGCACGTAGGAGAAAGCTTCCATCTAAGTTCTCGGAATAAGGGGGTAAAGAATCCTGATTTAGGCTCGACCAGGAACTCGGCGGGTTGATTCGTCTCCAAGTTTTTTGAAGAGACCAAACTCAACCTGATCCCCAAGCTCTGGATCGATACCTGAGAATCTGTCGCCAAAGAGAGTTCTTGCGGCGTGCCACCAGTGCCCGAAGAGGAATAACAAGCCAAAGCATAAGTGTGCATAGGTGAACCATGCTCTTGGAGAGCTTCTGAATACACCATCTGACTTGTAGCGATCTCTATCAAACTTGAAGGCTTCTCCAAGTTGAGACTTTCTAGCTAGACGTTTTACTATTACTGGATCAGTAAATGTTTGTCCATTTAATTCGCCACCATAAACAGTAGCTGTGACTCCAGTTTGTTCTATGGAGTACTTAGCTTCGGCACGACGGAAAGGAATGTCAGCTTTAACGTTCCCATCTTTGTCTTCAAGAATGACAGGGAAGTTTTCAAAGAAATTTGGAATTCTTCTTACTTCTAAGTCATTACCATCGCTATCAGTAAATGAAATGTGACCTTGCCATCCACTTGGAACTCCATCGCCATTAACCATTGCTCCTACTCTGAAGAGACCTCCTTTCGCAGGACTATTTCCAACATAGTCATAGAAAGCTAGTTGTTCAGGAATAGCTCCATATGCATCAGCTTTTGAGGCACCATCGTTCATTGATTCTTGAACTCTGCGGTTGATTTCAGTTTTGAAATACCCAGAATCCCATTGATATCTAGTAGGACCAAATAACTCAACTGGTGTTGTTGCTGATCCATACCACATGGTTCCAGCGACTACGAAAGATACAAAAAGAACAGCAGCTAGAGCACTTGCAAGAACGCCTTCCAGGCTACCTAGCTTTAAAGCTCTATAAAGCCTTTCTCCAGGTCTATTGGTGATATGGAATATTCCACCAATTATTCCTAAAAGTCCTGCCCCAATGTGATTAGCGACAATTCCTCCAGCATTGAATGGATTAAATCCTTCTGCACCCCAAACTGGAGCAACTTTTTCTACATGACCAGTTAAGCCGTATGGGTCAGAAACCCATATGCCAACGGTTGAGCAATGAAATGCGCCAAACCCAAAGCATGTCAAGCCAGCTAAGAAAAGATGGATACCAAAGATTCTTGGAAGATCTAAAGCTGGTTCTCCAGTGCGGGAATCTTCCCACAATTCAAGGTCCCAGTATGTCCAGTGCCATACAGCAGCGAGCATCAAGAGACCACTGAAAACTATATGAGCTGCAGCAACACCTTCGAAGCTCCAGAAACCGGGGTCAACTCCGGTTGCACCGGTGATATCCCATCCGTTCCAGCTGCCTGTGATTCCAAGGCGGGCCATGAAGGGCATGACATACATGCCTTGGCGCCACATTGGATTAAGTACTGGATCCGAAGGATCAAAAATGGCCAATTCATATAAGGCCATAGAGCCGGCCCAGCCGGCTAACAAAGCAGTATGCATGAGGTGCACGGCCAAGAGGCGGCCAGGGTCGTTAATAACGACTGTGTGCACCCGATACCAGGGCAATCCCATGGGTCAGGTTCGTATAACGAAGCTGCTTAATGCAGCAAGACTCGCATGAT is a genomic window containing:
- a CDS encoding 30S ribosomal protein S1, whose product is MSENPASKVQEKNPEKETSISEENISNSVNAEFEENSIDGLKEEDIPKNIPSADNSSSRINKSDLESAGFTLDEFASLLSKYDYNFKPGDIVNGTVFALESKGAMIDIGAKTAAFMPMQEVSINRVEGLSDVLQPSEIREFFIMTEENEDGQLSLSIRRIEYQRAWERVRQLQKEDATIYSEVFATNRGGALVRVEGLRGFIPGSHISTRKAKEELVADFLPLKFLEVDEERNRLVLSHRRALVERKMNRLEVGEVVVGAVRGIKPYGAFIDIGGVSGLLHISEISHEHIETPHSVLNVNDQMKVMIIDLDAERGRISLSTKALEPEPGDMLTDPQKVFDKAEEMAARYKQMLLEQAEEGEDPIAVMTI
- the nrdR gene encoding transcriptional regulator NrdR; translation: MQCPSCQNTDSRVLESRSADSGRSVRRRRECLNCDFRFTTYERVETTPIIVLKRSGAKELFNRSKIINGLSRACEKTLINGSKIEFIVNEIEVELHQGIRKEVKANEIGEMVLTHLKDINEVAYIRFASVYRQFDGINDFMKTLESLQPIKKEQLASVV
- a CDS encoding photosystem II reaction center protein T; amino-acid sequence: MEAFSYVLILTLALVTLFFAVAFRDPPKYDK
- the psbB gene encoding photosystem II chlorophyll-binding protein CP47 yields the protein MGLPWYRVHTVVINDPGRLLAVHLMHTALLAGWAGSMALYELAIFDPSDPVLNPMWRQGMYVMPFMARLGITGSWNGWDITGATGVDPGFWSFEGVAAAHIVFSGLLMLAAVWHWTYWDLELWEDSRTGEPALDLPRIFGIHLFLAGLTCFGFGAFHCSTVGIWVSDPYGLTGHVEKVAPVWGAEGFNPFNAGGIVANHIGAGLLGIIGGIFHITNRPGERLYRALKLGSLEGVLASALAAVLFVSFVVAGTMWYGSATTPVELFGPTRYQWDSGYFKTEINRRVQESMNDGASKADAYGAIPEQLAFYDYVGNSPAKGGLFRVGAMVNGDGVPSGWQGHISFTDSDGNDLEVRRIPNFFENFPVILEDKDGNVKADIPFRRAEAKYSIEQTGVTATVYGGELNGQTFTDPVIVKRLARKSQLGEAFKFDRDRYKSDGVFRSSPRAWFTYAHLCFGLLFLFGHWWHAARTLFGDRFSGIDPELGDQVEFGLFKKLGDESTRRVPGRA